In Fervidobacterium nodosum Rt17-B1, one genomic interval encodes:
- a CDS encoding PhoPQ-activated pathogenicity-related family protein, with translation MRKLIVILISASVFSVIFGITLSEYILSSGQPSYELTTSTNSIVGGKLFILDMKSQIWRGIEWNHKVVIYVPKKLLYKSEAILFVSGSAPKNIIGEANKYLGIAELVGAPLIILFDIPNQPLFGLREDALIAYTFAKYFETQEEDWPLLLPMVKSVISTMDCTQDFLKSQGIKIEKFLVTGASKRGWTTYLTGAVDNRVLGIVPIVYDNLNMREQMKKQLEYYGTFSEQIRDYTKYGFTEMVAKSEEVPELVKLVDPYYYEINVPKLIIAGTNDPYWVIDSSELYFYDLSEPKYVRFIPNDVHNLKNTMEVFSAIRTFFILCVERKLPDFSWEMLDDGVKIVTHDEVEYVKGWYATSESLDFRKSKWESVDLEFHNQDGIITSFFSKSFINSINTNIAMLVEVGIVKGDYVLTLTTIPKVYKKAK, from the coding sequence ATGAGAAAATTGATAGTTATTTTGATAAGTGCCTCGGTTTTTTCGGTAATATTTGGAATAACTCTCTCTGAATATATACTAAGTTCAGGGCAGCCATCTTATGAGTTAACCACCTCTACCAATAGTATTGTGGGTGGTAAATTATTTATTTTGGATATGAAAAGCCAGATTTGGCGAGGTATCGAATGGAATCACAAAGTAGTTATATATGTACCAAAAAAACTTTTGTATAAATCTGAAGCGATACTTTTTGTTTCCGGGTCTGCGCCAAAAAATATAATTGGTGAAGCTAACAAATACTTAGGTATAGCAGAATTGGTTGGTGCGCCGTTGATAATTTTATTTGATATACCCAATCAACCACTCTTCGGTTTGCGTGAAGACGCTCTTATTGCGTACACTTTTGCGAAATACTTTGAAACTCAAGAAGAGGACTGGCCATTACTTTTACCAATGGTCAAAAGTGTGATATCCACTATGGATTGTACACAAGATTTTTTGAAATCTCAAGGGATTAAAATAGAAAAATTTCTTGTAACTGGTGCTTCTAAGAGAGGGTGGACAACATATTTAACTGGTGCAGTTGACAACAGAGTTTTGGGAATAGTTCCTATAGTGTATGATAATTTAAACATGAGGGAGCAAATGAAAAAACAACTTGAATACTATGGAACTTTTAGTGAACAGATAAGGGATTATACAAAATATGGATTTACCGAAATGGTTGCAAAATCTGAAGAAGTTCCTGAATTGGTGAAATTGGTTGACCCATATTACTATGAAATAAATGTTCCGAAATTAATAATCGCTGGTACAAATGATCCGTACTGGGTTATAGATTCTTCTGAGTTATACTTTTACGATTTGTCTGAGCCTAAATATGTCAGATTCATACCAAACGATGTTCATAACTTAAAGAATACTATGGAAGTTTTTAGCGCGATAAGAACATTCTTTATACTTTGCGTTGAAAGAAAATTACCAGATTTCAGTTGGGAGATGCTCGATGATGGTGTAAAGATAGTTACACACGATGAAGTTGAGTACGTTAAAGGTTGGTATGCTACTTCAGAAAGTTTGGATTTTAGAAAATCTAAATGGGAAAGTGTTGATTTAGAATTCCATAATCAAGATGGTATAATAACTTCATTCTTTTCAAAATCTTTTATAAATTCAATAAATACGAATATAGCGATGCTTGTGGAAGTTGGAATTGTTAAAGGAGATTATGTTCTTACTTTAACGACAATTCCAAAAGTTTACAAGAAGGCGAAATAA
- a CDS encoding DNA-directed RNA polymerase subunit omega, whose protein sequence is MSKLVIQYDKLLEKIPYKYAIPIVVAKRAEAINDFAKPFVETPDGYSVSIAFKELQEGYLRIKNEDILKILIPNVK, encoded by the coding sequence TTGAGTAAACTCGTTATACAATACGATAAATTACTTGAGAAAATTCCATATAAATACGCAATTCCTATCGTTGTTGCTAAGAGAGCCGAGGCAATAAATGACTTCGCTAAGCCTTTTGTTGAAACTCCGGATGGATACTCTGTAAGCATAGCCTTTAAAGAGCTTCAAGAAGGGTATTTAAGGATTAAAAATGAAGATATACTAAAAATACTCATACCAAATGTGAAATGA
- a CDS encoding DUF370 domain-containing protein, with protein sequence MFGLINIGFGNVIAGDRVIAIVNPESAPLKRLKEDAKEEGKLIDATYGRKTRSILITDSNHIILSAIQPETIAQRFIESMVEIEKQLEKIRKG encoded by the coding sequence ATGTTTGGTTTAATCAACATCGGTTTTGGTAACGTAATTGCAGGTGACAGGGTCATCGCAATCGTTAATCCAGAAAGCGCTCCATTAAAGAGATTAAAGGAAGATGCAAAAGAAGAAGGTAAACTTATAGATGCAACATATGGTAGAAAGACAAGGTCAATACTCATAACAGACTCGAACCATATAATCCTAAGCGCAATTCAACCAGAAACAATTGCACAAAGATTCATTGAATCAATGGTTGAAATTGAAAAACAGCTCGAAAAAATAAGAAAGGGCTAA
- a CDS encoding potassium channel family protein, which produces MKVIIIGGERVPYFLAKKLIAQGYDVFFVNKNIELCKEYSRTLNAEIINGDGTSKAVLDQLQIEEDDIVVLLMERDRKNFFIARMVQEYYGVKNVVTLLNNTENEDLFEKYGIRILKVTDLIMSNIEPLLFENEVVESLESEVSSKGAIVLKIDIDWEAKILRKNIRDINVPEGIIVVGIVRGSEFIIPRGETTIEPGDKLIIVCNKEKKEQALELFSF; this is translated from the coding sequence GTGAAAGTTATAATTATAGGTGGCGAACGAGTTCCTTATTTTCTCGCAAAAAAACTAATAGCTCAAGGATATGATGTATTTTTCGTAAACAAAAACATCGAACTTTGTAAAGAATATTCAAGAACGTTGAATGCGGAAATCATAAATGGTGATGGAACAAGCAAAGCGGTCCTTGACCAGCTACAAATTGAGGAAGATGACATAGTAGTACTTTTAATGGAAAGAGATAGAAAGAATTTCTTTATAGCAAGAATGGTTCAAGAGTATTATGGTGTGAAAAATGTTGTCACGTTGTTGAATAACACCGAGAACGAAGATTTATTCGAGAAATATGGTATAAGAATATTAAAAGTAACAGATTTAATAATGAGCAATATCGAACCTCTGCTTTTTGAAAACGAAGTTGTGGAATCTTTGGAAAGCGAGGTTTCTTCAAAAGGAGCAATAGTTTTAAAAATTGATATAGATTGGGAAGCCAAAATATTGAGGAAAAACATCCGTGACATAAATGTACCAGAAGGTATAATCGTTGTTGGAATTGTTAGAGGTAGTGAATTTATTATCCCACGTGGCGAAACTACAATTGAACCTGGGGATAAACTAATAATTGTTTGCAACAAAGAAAAAAAAGAACAAGCTTTGGAATTGTTCAGTTTTTGA
- a CDS encoding transketolase: MTDHLEKLKEISKQCRGDILKMTYVANSGHPGGSMSSIDILVTLYSFANVFPKDPWNENRDRIVISHGHISPGVYSTLAAYGFVNREEVIAGFRHPASIFEGHITRGIPGVEWTTGNLGQGLSAGVGFALAAKYKNKDYHVFVVMSDGESAKGQVQEARRTARKYNLDNLTVMVDYNDIQISGHAHEVMYVDIKSEFEAAGWRVIEIDGHDHEQILSALKIAKNDGQPTAIIAHTTIGKGVDFMEDKPDYHGKPLSKDELEKALQQLGIENDVEKYIELRKKLPVKAHEKVKLSYEININNGVPRIYDKSTDNRSTLGRAIADLATINDNVVAVDCDLKGSVKLDFLDKERPDRIVELGVQEHNAAALAGALSADGIVTFFADFGVFGVDETFNQHRLNAINNTNLKVVVTHCGIDVGEDGKTHHALNYIGAPLAWYGFKVIVPADPNQTDRAVRYVASQYGNYVIAMGRSKLEPIRKEDGKIFFDENYKFEYGKMDVLREGNDGVIYCLGSVVPNVLKAHDILKSKGINFAVINVSCPYDLDENILKKYSNFVVTVEDHNVLNGLGSLIAQKYFELGILPGKFIKLGLSEFPVSGDSKLLFEIYGLSGEKIAETILDKLSCK, from the coding sequence GTGACAGACCATTTAGAAAAACTCAAGGAGATATCAAAACAGTGTCGTGGCGACATACTCAAGATGACTTACGTTGCGAATTCCGGTCATCCCGGAGGTTCGATGTCTTCCATCGATATTTTAGTAACGCTCTATTCTTTTGCAAATGTCTTTCCAAAAGATCCTTGGAATGAGAATAGAGACCGAATAGTCATTAGCCATGGCCATATCTCACCAGGTGTTTATTCGACACTCGCAGCGTATGGTTTTGTAAACAGGGAAGAAGTAATCGCAGGTTTCAGACATCCAGCCTCAATATTTGAAGGACACATAACGCGTGGTATACCAGGTGTCGAGTGGACAACTGGAAATTTAGGACAAGGGCTTAGCGCCGGTGTAGGGTTTGCGTTAGCTGCAAAATACAAAAATAAAGACTATCACGTCTTTGTGGTCATGAGTGATGGTGAAAGTGCAAAGGGACAAGTGCAAGAGGCAAGAAGAACAGCAAGAAAGTACAATCTTGACAATCTAACAGTCATGGTAGATTACAACGATATCCAAATTAGTGGCCATGCTCATGAAGTAATGTACGTTGATATAAAGTCGGAATTTGAAGCAGCTGGATGGAGAGTAATAGAAATAGATGGGCACGACCACGAACAAATTCTTTCCGCTCTTAAAATAGCGAAAAACGATGGACAACCAACTGCTATAATTGCTCATACAACCATCGGAAAAGGCGTTGATTTTATGGAAGACAAACCTGACTACCATGGAAAACCATTAAGTAAAGATGAACTTGAGAAAGCATTACAACAATTAGGTATAGAAAACGACGTAGAAAAATATATAGAATTGAGAAAGAAATTGCCTGTTAAAGCTCATGAAAAAGTTAAACTTTCTTATGAGATAAATATAAATAACGGAGTTCCAAGGATATATGACAAATCAACAGATAATAGGAGTACACTTGGAAGGGCTATCGCTGACCTTGCAACGATAAACGATAACGTTGTTGCAGTCGATTGCGACCTCAAAGGTTCTGTAAAATTAGATTTTCTTGATAAGGAAAGACCAGATAGAATCGTTGAACTTGGCGTTCAAGAGCATAACGCAGCAGCACTTGCGGGAGCCTTATCAGCTGATGGCATAGTTACTTTCTTTGCAGATTTTGGCGTATTTGGCGTAGATGAAACATTCAATCAACACAGATTAAATGCAATTAACAATACAAACTTAAAGGTTGTTGTAACACACTGTGGAATAGATGTCGGAGAAGATGGAAAAACACACCACGCACTTAATTATATAGGTGCCCCATTGGCATGGTATGGCTTTAAAGTCATCGTTCCAGCAGATCCAAACCAAACAGATAGAGCTGTTAGATATGTCGCAAGTCAATACGGCAATTATGTAATAGCGATGGGAAGAAGTAAACTTGAACCGATTAGAAAAGAAGACGGTAAAATTTTCTTCGATGAAAATTATAAATTTGAGTACGGTAAGATGGACGTTTTACGTGAAGGCAATGATGGAGTAATTTACTGTCTTGGGTCCGTCGTCCCAAACGTGCTAAAAGCTCATGATATTCTTAAATCAAAAGGCATAAATTTTGCAGTAATAAATGTTAGTTGCCCATATGATTTAGACGAAAATATTTTGAAAAAATATTCAAATTTCGTAGTTACTGTCGAAGACCATAACGTACTCAATGGATTGGGCAGTTTAATTGCTCAAAAATATTTTGAGCTTGGTATACTGCCAGGTAAATTCATAAAACTTGGACTTTCGGAATTCCCTGTTTCAGGCGACTCTAAATTGTTATTTGAAATTTATGGTTTGAGTGGAGAAAAAATTGCTGAAACAATTCTCGACAAACTAAGTTGTAAATAA
- the gmk gene encoding guanylate kinase translates to MFSSSIEQIEQAEISEGILFVISGPSGVGKTSIIRSVLERVDRVVFSISCTTRKQRPGEVHGVDYFFVSHEEFQKMIEENKFIEWARVHDNYYGTPAQFVTENIKKGFDVILDIDVQGALTVKKNWQGAKFIFIAPPSYGILSERLKKRGTETEDKIKRRLETAKNELKFIPEFEYLIVNEDLEESIHNLSSIIYAERLRYERQKNLTKVKKLISID, encoded by the coding sequence ATGTTCAGCAGTTCGATTGAACAAATTGAACAAGCTGAAATTTCAGAAGGCATATTATTTGTGATAAGCGGACCTAGTGGCGTTGGAAAAACGAGTATCATAAGGTCAGTTTTGGAAAGAGTTGACCGTGTTGTTTTTTCTATATCTTGTACAACACGGAAGCAACGTCCTGGAGAGGTCCATGGTGTTGATTATTTCTTTGTATCACATGAAGAGTTTCAGAAAATGATCGAGGAGAACAAATTCATTGAATGGGCAAGAGTACATGATAATTATTATGGAACCCCCGCTCAATTTGTTACCGAGAATATAAAGAAAGGCTTTGATGTTATACTTGATATAGATGTTCAAGGTGCATTAACAGTTAAAAAAAATTGGCAAGGTGCAAAATTTATATTTATCGCTCCTCCAAGTTATGGGATACTAAGTGAAAGACTTAAAAAAAGAGGTACAGAAACGGAAGACAAAATAAAAAGAAGATTGGAAACGGCAAAGAATGAATTAAAATTCATACCAGAATTTGAATACCTCATTGTAAACGAAGATCTTGAAGAATCCATACATAATCTCTCTTCGATAATATATGCTGAAAGGTTAAGGTATGAACGACAAAAAAACTTAACAAAAGTAAAAAAATTAATTAGCATTGATTAG
- a CDS encoding response regulator has protein sequence MIEVLVVDDEKHVRNLISKMISISFECTPDEAENVEEALQVCEKKKFDLITTDIKFGDNEELDGIEFIKRLRLRGIFTPVLIVSAYATAEKIVEVCRYFPIDYLSKPFTQDELKKKIRGLLEVRKDSFERYLREAEGFIHSNFPGDLEKAEQIVRHMFSIMPSSPMPHYLMAEILEKRGNTELAQRHREAGLALDVNKKGYRRGENVEND, from the coding sequence ATGATAGAAGTATTGGTAGTTGATGATGAAAAGCATGTTAGAAATTTAATTTCTAAAATGATTTCAATATCTTTCGAATGTACTCCTGATGAAGCCGAAAATGTGGAAGAGGCTCTCCAAGTGTGTGAGAAAAAGAAGTTCGATTTGATTACAACTGACATAAAATTTGGGGATAATGAGGAATTGGACGGTATAGAGTTCATTAAAAGACTTAGACTTCGTGGAATTTTTACCCCCGTTCTTATCGTTTCAGCTTACGCTACTGCTGAAAAGATAGTAGAAGTTTGCAGATATTTCCCTATAGATTATCTTTCCAAGCCTTTTACACAGGATGAACTAAAGAAAAAAATAAGAGGTTTGTTGGAAGTAAGAAAGGATAGTTTCGAAAGATATTTGAGAGAAGCGGAAGGATTTATCCATTCTAATTTCCCTGGAGATTTAGAAAAAGCTGAGCAGATTGTGAGACATATGTTTTCTATAATGCCATCTTCACCTATGCCACACTATCTTATGGCTGAAATCTTGGAAAAGAGAGGAAATACCGAACTTGCTCAAAGGCACAGAGAAGCAGGACTAGCTCTTGACGTTAATAAAAAAGGTTACAGAAGAGGTGAAAACGTTGAGAACGATTAA
- a CDS encoding iron-containing alcohol dehydrogenase has protein sequence MNNFVFHNPTKLVFGKGTVEKIGEYLKKDGIKKVLLLYGGGSIKKNGVYEKVVRSLTEHGIEKVEVSGVRPNPVLSKVHEAIEVARKEQVQAILAVGGGSVVDSAKAVAAGFYYEGDIWDAFIGKYNIKKALPLYAILTMSATGTEMNGNAVVTNEKTGEKFYFGSKYTYPVLSIVDPTTQFSLPKEQVVYGAIDAISHVMEYYFDTVGSSLIDRIDEGIIKTLIETTEIILKEPENYEARTNYCLATTLALNGLTGMGTNGGDWSSHELEHSISALKPEVAHGAGLAIIFPAWLTYVKDKISDKLISFGKHILNLKDEITPERTIKELKNWYSSIGAPISLKEVGIKKDDIDFLVEHATKHAPFGTVISLNKEDIRKIYEIALE, from the coding sequence ATGAACAATTTCGTGTTTCATAACCCGACAAAGCTTGTTTTTGGAAAAGGTACGGTCGAGAAAATAGGCGAGTATTTAAAAAAAGATGGTATAAAGAAAGTACTTTTGCTGTACGGTGGTGGCTCAATAAAGAAAAATGGTGTATACGAAAAAGTTGTTAGATCTCTCACAGAACATGGCATTGAAAAAGTAGAAGTTTCTGGTGTAAGACCAAATCCGGTTTTATCAAAGGTACACGAGGCAATTGAAGTGGCACGAAAAGAACAGGTACAGGCTATTTTAGCTGTGGGTGGCGGGAGTGTAGTTGACAGTGCAAAAGCAGTTGCAGCAGGTTTTTATTATGAAGGCGATATATGGGACGCTTTTATCGGTAAATATAACATCAAAAAGGCTCTTCCTTTGTATGCTATATTAACAATGTCAGCAACAGGTACAGAAATGAACGGAAATGCGGTTGTTACAAATGAAAAAACAGGTGAAAAATTTTACTTTGGTTCAAAGTACACATACCCTGTACTTTCGATAGTCGACCCAACGACTCAATTTTCCCTTCCAAAAGAGCAAGTTGTTTATGGTGCTATTGATGCGATAAGCCACGTAATGGAATACTATTTCGATACTGTTGGCAGCTCTTTAATCGATAGAATTGACGAGGGAATAATAAAAACGCTCATTGAAACTACAGAAATCATATTGAAAGAACCAGAAAATTATGAAGCAAGGACGAATTATTGTTTGGCAACAACACTTGCGTTGAATGGTTTAACAGGCATGGGAACAAACGGTGGAGATTGGTCATCTCACGAACTCGAGCATTCTATCAGCGCATTGAAGCCAGAAGTTGCGCACGGTGCCGGACTCGCAATTATATTCCCTGCATGGTTAACTTATGTTAAAGATAAAATTTCTGACAAACTTATATCATTTGGAAAGCACATATTAAATCTTAAAGATGAAATTACACCGGAAAGAACCATCAAAGAATTGAAAAATTGGTACTCTTCAATTGGTGCTCCTATAAGTTTAAAAGAAGTTGGTATAAAAAAAGATGATATCGATTTTCTTGTTGAACACGCTACTAAACATGCGCCATTTGGTACTGTTATTTCGTTAAATAAAGAAGATATTAGAAAGATTTACGAAATAGCGCTTGAATAA
- a CDS encoding alpha-amylase family glycosyl hydrolase → MRLKSSHLRFLVIILLTLVILSFADVATYMKGGWADKVLYMIMIDRFNDGDPSNNNQANVEYNPKDGAKYSGGDLKGIIDKIDYIKGLGVDGIWITPPIANQWWDPWVNYGGYHGYWARDFKKVDEHFGTLDDYKKLAEVLHKSNMYLIQDIVVNHVGNYFRFKNGNFELNTGSIPTSAPTQYPFNLNNYNDPEQQKRAIYHWTPDINNYSDPVQKLNYQMSGLDDLNTENPEVIQALKDSYKYWVQEVGVDGFRVDTAMYVPKSFFDEFFNAPDGIFSLKKNFIAFGETWLSSKPYESESDKEIASFFDHGFNSMLDFTLMEELRRVIKGGQPTDFLAYRLELRNEILKKGLLVTFIDNHDMERFGKGVTPNITQQALGLILTLPGLPVIYYGTEQYFEETRASMFKNGWGSFGEDHFNQNSDMYKFIQEAIKFRKNHPATRYGEVKVLLSEKRSSGLLVYTLKCSEEELFVVLNTSNEPRITNFKSPYESGTTLEPIYNIVGGTSTPIVVKEGGYITLRIPGRSLTLFSISPEKSDVYTPNVKVELEMKSGESISQLREIKGETNARTVYLYIDRKVESEQKIEPKDGKFSFTIDPMKFDPGEHILLVRAVGKTLKDTVYTEEIKINITLEKKVLAEVKDPMDDDSGLNYSYVYPTDATFKRQMDILETKAESIGSTLVISIKPRDLTKSWGPPYGFDHVTYQIFIDDPNKKGVSYLPLQNYEFSDWDWDYEIFATGWLSAIYTAKGSSKDKFGTQIGSPEVFVEDGWVKIIVKGDWIGNPSDFTNWTIYITSWDYDGIESKFRPLQQEPKAYIMGGGNPNDPLIMDDCWLEIK, encoded by the coding sequence ATGCGGCTTAAAAGTTCACATTTGCGATTTTTAGTGATTATTCTTTTAACTTTAGTAATTCTTTCATTTGCGGATGTAGCAACATACATGAAAGGTGGGTGGGCAGACAAGGTTCTCTATATGATTATGATAGACCGATTTAACGACGGTGACCCATCGAACAATAACCAAGCAAACGTTGAATATAACCCAAAAGATGGCGCAAAGTACAGTGGTGGTGATTTGAAAGGTATAATCGATAAAATCGATTACATTAAAGGTTTAGGTGTCGATGGTATTTGGATTACACCTCCTATCGCTAACCAATGGTGGGATCCATGGGTAAATTACGGTGGTTACCATGGTTACTGGGCAAGGGACTTTAAGAAAGTTGATGAACACTTTGGCACACTAGATGATTATAAAAAACTAGCTGAAGTACTCCATAAGAGCAATATGTACCTCATTCAAGATATCGTAGTAAATCACGTCGGAAATTATTTTAGATTTAAAAACGGAAATTTCGAATTAAATACTGGGAGTATACCAACTTCAGCTCCAACACAATATCCTTTTAATCTAAACAATTACAACGACCCAGAACAACAGAAACGTGCAATTTATCATTGGACACCTGATATAAATAACTACAGTGACCCTGTTCAAAAATTGAACTATCAAATGAGTGGCCTTGATGACTTAAATACGGAAAATCCGGAAGTTATACAAGCTCTTAAAGATTCTTACAAATACTGGGTTCAAGAAGTTGGTGTCGATGGATTCAGAGTTGATACAGCCATGTACGTACCAAAATCCTTCTTTGACGAATTTTTCAACGCTCCAGATGGAATATTCAGCTTAAAAAAGAATTTTATAGCTTTTGGGGAAACCTGGCTCTCTTCTAAACCATATGAGTCGGAATCTGATAAAGAAATCGCTTCATTCTTTGACCACGGATTTAACTCTATGCTTGATTTTACACTTATGGAAGAATTAAGAAGGGTTATAAAAGGAGGACAACCCACGGATTTCCTTGCATACAGACTCGAACTAAGAAACGAGATATTGAAAAAAGGATTGCTTGTTACATTTATAGATAACCATGATATGGAAAGGTTTGGAAAGGGTGTTACCCCGAATATCACTCAACAAGCTTTGGGGTTAATATTAACATTACCAGGATTACCCGTGATATATTACGGAACAGAACAGTACTTTGAGGAAACACGCGCGTCGATGTTCAAAAATGGCTGGGGTTCTTTCGGAGAAGATCATTTCAATCAAAATAGCGATATGTATAAATTTATACAAGAAGCAATCAAATTCAGAAAAAATCATCCGGCAACACGTTATGGCGAGGTAAAGGTTCTTCTATCTGAAAAACGCTCATCTGGATTGTTAGTTTACACATTAAAATGTTCTGAAGAAGAATTATTCGTTGTACTTAACACATCTAACGAGCCAAGGATAACTAATTTTAAATCACCATATGAATCAGGCACCACACTTGAACCAATTTACAACATAGTGGGTGGAACAAGCACTCCTATAGTTGTTAAAGAAGGTGGATACATAACTCTAAGAATACCCGGAAGAAGTTTGACTTTATTCTCAATATCACCTGAAAAAAGCGATGTGTACACACCTAACGTTAAAGTCGAACTTGAAATGAAATCTGGCGAATCAATCTCGCAACTTAGAGAAATAAAAGGTGAAACAAACGCAAGAACTGTCTACTTATACATTGATAGAAAAGTTGAGAGCGAGCAGAAAATTGAGCCAAAAGACGGAAAGTTCTCATTCACAATTGACCCTATGAAATTCGACCCTGGCGAGCACATATTACTTGTCAGAGCGGTTGGAAAAACATTAAAAGATACTGTGTACACGGAAGAAATAAAAATAAATATAACCTTAGAAAAGAAAGTCCTTGCGGAAGTAAAAGACCCTATGGACGATGATTCAGGTCTAAATTATTCTTACGTTTACCCAACAGATGCAACATTTAAAAGGCAAATGGACATACTTGAGACAAAAGCTGAGAGTATAGGCAGTACTTTGGTTATCTCAATAAAACCAAGAGATCTCACAAAGAGCTGGGGACCTCCTTACGGTTTTGACCATGTAACTTATCAGATATTCATAGACGACCCAAATAAGAAAGGCGTAAGTTATCTCCCGTTGCAGAATTACGAATTTTCTGATTGGGATTGGGATTACGAAATCTTCGCAACAGGTTGGCTTAGTGCCATTTATACTGCAAAAGGCTCTTCGAAAGATAAATTTGGAACACAAATCGGTTCACCAGAAGTGTTCGTTGAAGATGGCTGGGTAAAGATAATTGTAAAAGGCGATTGGATCGGTAATCCATCTGATTTCACCAATTGGACAATATACATAACAAGTTGGGACTACGATGGAATTGAAAGTAAATTCAGACCATTACAACAAGAACCAAAGGCGTACATTATGGGTGGTGGAAATCCAAACGATCCACTGATTATGGACGATTGCTGGTTAGAAATTAAATAA
- a CDS encoding potassium channel family protein, with product MKTLRTINYKFYVIVVGCGRVGLEVAYRLSNIGFNVTIVDKNPEMTENLPEDYGGFVIVGDATERETMERAKADKADILIATTDDDTTNYFVCLVGAKIFGIPNVLSLVNNRENVNLFEKSGINVISPVSLAIESFERSILEGIEHLSDFMVGEKR from the coding sequence GTGAAAACGTTGAGAACGATTAATTATAAATTCTACGTGATAGTTGTTGGTTGTGGTCGAGTTGGTTTGGAAGTTGCTTATAGATTATCCAATATAGGATTTAATGTGACTATTGTAGACAAGAACCCTGAAATGACGGAAAATCTACCCGAAGATTATGGTGGGTTTGTAATTGTTGGTGATGCTACAGAACGTGAAACAATGGAACGAGCTAAAGCTGATAAGGCTGATATATTGATAGCAACTACTGACGATGACACAACGAATTATTTTGTTTGCCTTGTCGGAGCAAAAATATTTGGCATACCAAACGTTCTTTCACTTGTCAATAACAGGGAAAATGTTAATCTTTTTGAAAAAAGTGGGATAAATGTTATCTCACCAGTTAGCCTTGCAATTGAAAGCTTTGAAAGGAGTATCCTTGAAGGTATTGAGCACCTTTCAGATTTTATGGTAGGTGAAAAAAGGTGA
- a CDS encoding YicC/YloC family endoribonuclease gives MPKSMTGYSKIQTIVDDYKITCEIKSLNSKGLNIDVSLPYFLNSKELDIFSKVKEYINRGKVSVRIWLRFIKPIQISVDHTLVRTYYDLLSEIRENLSIPVPVELSHLLSFRDIFQFELSNEEIESAWNAVIKVLDDALIKLIEERKIEGQKITADLVKMVKEMEELVEKISEKADDVPKYVAEKIRNNMKEILPDDVEINRELFENAVAIIADRADIREELTRLKSHLQRVGELLKKDEPVGDMLNFLSQEIQREFNTILSKSRSLEISNFALQGKYVISQFKEQIMNIE, from the coding sequence ATGCCTAAAAGTATGACTGGATATTCAAAAATCCAAACAATTGTTGATGATTATAAGATTACGTGTGAAATTAAGTCTCTCAATTCTAAGGGACTAAATATAGACGTCTCGTTGCCGTATTTTTTAAATTCCAAAGAACTTGACATTTTCTCAAAGGTCAAAGAGTACATAAATAGGGGTAAAGTTTCCGTTCGAATATGGTTAAGGTTCATTAAACCTATTCAAATCTCAGTTGACCATACATTAGTCAGAACTTACTATGACTTATTATCTGAAATTAGGGAAAACCTTAGTATACCCGTTCCAGTTGAATTGAGTCATTTATTAAGCTTTAGAGATATTTTTCAATTTGAGCTTTCAAACGAGGAAATTGAATCTGCATGGAATGCTGTCATTAAAGTACTTGACGATGCGTTGATTAAACTCATAGAAGAACGGAAAATAGAAGGGCAAAAAATTACAGCCGACTTGGTTAAAATGGTCAAAGAGATGGAAGAACTGGTTGAAAAAATCTCTGAAAAAGCAGATGATGTACCAAAATACGTTGCCGAAAAAATTCGCAACAACATGAAAGAAATACTTCCGGATGATGTTGAAATAAACAGAGAATTATTCGAGAACGCTGTAGCAATAATAGCAGATAGGGCTGATATTCGTGAGGAACTGACAAGACTAAAAAGTCACCTGCAACGTGTCGGAGAACTTCTGAAAAAAGATGAGCCAGTTGGAGATATGCTTAACTTTTTATCTCAAGAGATACAAAGGGAGTTTAATACTATCCTTTCAAAAAGCAGGTCATTAGAAATAAGTAATTTCGCGCTCCAAGGCAAATATGTAATATCTCAATTCAAAGAACAAATAATGAATATAGAATAA